The Kineothrix sp. IPX-CK genomic interval GCAGCAGTCCGGGGCCAATGGCTGGAATACTCATATGGAAGCGCCGGCGCCCAGGCCGGGACAGCTTACTCTGTGGACGCTGCAGTCCATTGCTCACGGAGCGGACTTTGTCAGCTATTTCAGATGGCGTACCTGTACCATGGGAACGGAGATTTACTGGCATGGTATTCTGGATTATTCCGGACGGGAGAATCGCCGGATCAAGGAAGTGCGTGAAGTACATGAAAAGATAAAGAAGCTGGGCATGGCAGCAGGCTCGGTGTATCAGGCACAGGTGGGCATACTGAAGGATTATGATAATGTGTGGGATGCGGAAGTGGATGCATGGCATCGGAGAGTGGAAAAGAGCAGTCAGGAAGCATTGTCTGCAGCGGCACAGAAGACGCATACTCCCTTTGATTATGTGTATTTGAAGGATGAAACGGAGTCGGAGAGACTGGCCAAATATAAGGTTCTCTTTTACCCGCATCCAACGCTTATTAATGAAAAACGGGCGGAAGTTCTGAAGAAATATGTGGCAGACGGAGGAACGCTTGTCTTTGGATGCAGAAGCGCTTATAAGGATATGACAGGAAAATGTGTGATGGCTAAGCTGCCGGGACTTCTGCGAGAACTGACCGGAACCGATATACTGGAGTATTCGTTCATTGCGCCGGACGCAGAAACTGTGAACGTGGACTGGGAGGGGAGCAGCTTTGCAGCCAGTGTCTTTACGGATTTACTGGAGCCCGTCGGAAATGCGGCAGAGTGTAAAGCGATATACACGACGGATTATTACGCGGGAGCAGGAGCGCTGATCAGTAACCGCTTTGGAAAGGGAGAGGCATGGTATTACGGTTCGGCTTGGAATGAGAGGTCCGCAAGAATCTTTCTTGAGAAGCTTGGTGTGGCAGCCCCCTATGCCGATGTGGTCACCGTGCCGGAATGTTGTGAAATTGCGGTAAGGAGCGGTGAGAAGGGATGCTGTATGTTCCTTTTGAATTACAAGAATGAGCCTATTGATATTACATTGCATAAAAAAGGAAAGGACCTTTATACGGGGCAGGAGATTATCGGCAGTCAGAAGCTGGAAGGCTATGGAACGATGGTAATCGAATTGCCGGAGTAAGGTAAGGGTGTTTAAGGAGCATGGACAGATTTTTATTTGGGGCGGCCTATTATGATGAATATATGCCCGTGGAGCGGCTGGAAGAGGATATGCGCCTGATGCGCGAGGCTGGCATCAATGTGATCCGGATTGCGGAATCCACTTGGGCCACGCAGGAGCCAGTTAGCGGAGAATTTGATTTCTCACACGTGGAGCGGGTACTGGAGGCGGCCGGAAGATATGACATCAGTGTCATAGTAGGGACGCCTACCTATGCCATTCCGCCCTGGCTTGCGTCCCAGAATCCCGAAATACTCGCCGTGACGGAACGGGGAAAGGAGAAATACGGGGCCAGACAGAATATGGACATTACAAGTCCTGCTTACCGTTATTATGCAGAGCGTATTATACGCAAGCTAATGGAATGCGTACAAAGGTACTCCAATGTTATCGGTTTTCAGCTGGATAATGAGACCAAACATTACCATACATCGGGGCCGAATGTACAACGTCTGTTCGTACGATATTTGAAGAAGACCTTTGGGGATGTTGAAGAAATGAATCGAGAATTTGGCTTTTCCTACTGGAGCAACCGGGTGGATGCTTGGGAGAATGTGCCCGATCCAACAGGTTCCATTAACGGGAGCTTCCGGGCGGAATTCGAAAAATTCAGAAGGCAGCTCGTTACTGAATTTCTGGAATGGCAGAGCGGAATCGTCAGGGAATATATAAGACAGGGACAGTTCATCACCCATAATCTGGATTTCGAATGGCGCAATTATACTTATGGAGTGCAGGCAGAGGCAGATCATAAGAAGGCAGTGCAGTGCCTCGACATTGCAGGCTGCGATATCTATCATCTGACACAGTCGAAGCTGACCGGAAAGGAAATCGCATTCGGAGGAGACCTGGTGCGAAGCTTAAAGCGCCGGAGTTATTTTGTACTGGAAACACAGGCACAAGGGCATGTGAACTGGACGCCTTATGACGGGCAGCTCCGGCTGCATGCGTTCAGCCATATAGCGAGCGGTGCTGCAGCTCTCATGTACTGGCACTGGCATTCGATTCATAATTCCTTTGAAACGTACTGGAAAGGGATATTGAGCCATGATCTGAAACCGAACAGGATCTACAGGGAGATATCAGGAATCGGTGCGGATATGGCAAGGATTGGTCCGTCGCTTATAAACTTGAAAAAGAAAAATCGCGCAGCGCTTTTAGTCAGCAATGAATCGCTGACCGGCCTGCGCGAATTCCCTCTGCCGGGAGGGGAGACGACATATAATGACGTGGTAAGGCGTTACTATGACGCTTTGTATGAGCTGAATGTGGAATGTGATATTTTATTCCCGGAGGATGCAGAGTATTTCGAACAGTATGAGCTGCTGGTAGTTCCTGTACTTTATAGCGCGCCCACCAAGCTGCTAACGGCTTTGTCTGATTTTGCGGAGAGGGGCGGACATCTTGTGGCGGCCTTCCGCAGCGGCTTTGCCAACGAGTTCTTAACAGTAAGACATGAGGGGCAGCCCGCTGTCCTGCAGAAATGTCTGGGTATCCGGTATGACGAGTTTACACAGCCGGACGATGTATGGCTGGCGGATCAGGTCTATGCGGCAGCGGCAAAAGAATGCAGTGCCACGGTTTTTATGGAGCTTGTGGAAACGGAAGGCGCAGATGTACTGGCACACTATGACCATCCGTTCTGGGGCAGATATGCGGCTGTGACAGAGCATGCTTTTGGAAAAGGCATGGCAACTTATGTGGCATGTCTGACTACGCCTGCTTACACAAAGGAAATTTTAAAAAGAGTACTGGAACAGACCGGAATATGGGGAATAGAGCAACAAGCAGCTTTTCCGGTCATCATACGAAACGGTGTGAATGAAACCGGCAGAAAGGTGCACTTTTACCTGAATTATTCAGAAAAAGAGATCAGGCAGCCTTATCTGCATGGAGATGGAAAGGAGCTTTTGAAAGAGGAAAGTGTGAAAAACGGACAGACTCTTGTATTGGAGGCGTGGGGAATTCGGATCGTTGTGGAATCCGAAGCCTGAATGCAGTAATAAAAATTAAAAATGAGTCGTCCGGAACAGATTTCCGGCCGGCTTATTTTTTTATCTTTCCTTTTGTGCGGTCCATAGTAAATAATCCATTGCAAAATCTAAAATATGAGTCTGCCCGGTGAGTGCAATACCGTTTTCCGTACTCTCATCTTTTTCGTATGCGGCACATATATTTTTCTAAGATGAAGAGAAAATGGAAAAGAGGCAAATGGTATGATTGAAGCTTTCATTCGTTTAGACAGCAGCATCCTATTATTTATACAAGACTTTCTGAGAAATAATACTTTAACATCAATTTTTATCTTTATCACCAACTTAGGAAACAGGGGATTTATATGGACGTTGATTTCTATCCTCCTTTTCGTTTTCCCCAAAACGAGAAAAATAGGCTGTATGGGAATGTGTGCCCTAATTTTGTCAATGATTATCAATAATATGGTGCTGAAAAATCTGGTGGAAAGAAGCAGACCGTTTGATACAATAACGACCCTTGTACCGCTTATCCATAAACCGGCAGATTTTTCCTTTCCATCCGGCCATACGGCCAGTGCATTTGCGGCAGGATACATATTTTACAGAAAGCTGCCTAAAAAAATAGGGATACCGATTCTTATACTGGCGTTTTTGATTGGTATATCGCGATTGTATTTAGGCGTTCATTATCCCAGCGATGTTATTGCGGGAATGCTTTGCGGGATAACGATTAGTTATATGGCAGAGGTGATAATTAATGCATTGTTTAAAGGCATGCACCGTTCTGAACATCCGAAGTAATTTTTTTGTTTTATGATATTATTGTTGACATTTACTGTAAAATGTGCATAATAATATTTATAGAGTACACGTGTACGCATGAAAAAATACATAAGTGCAGAGGCAAATTCAAGATATAAATGTTAATTAAGAATTTGCCATAAACCGCGGGTGCGTACACGTGGACGCACACGACACTATTATTCAGGAGGTATAGAAATGAAAAAGCTATTAAGTATCGTATTGGCTGTGACTATGGTATCTTCCCTGTTAGCAGGATGCGGAAGTAATAGTACGGCGGAGACAACCACCGGAGAGAAAGCGGAGACAACGCAGACAGAAACCGCGGCCGGTGATGAGGCAAAGGCCGGGACAGGGGATAAGGTTACGCTTAAGTTCTGGAATGTGTTTACGGGTTCGGACGGAGACATTCTCCGCGAGATCGTAGATAACTACAATAAGACGAATACAGATAACATCAAGATCGAGATGGATATCATGCCCAATGATGTTTTGCAGCAAAAACTTCCGGCATCGATAGCAACTGGAACCGCACCGGATATTGTCCTGTTCGGCGTGGAAAATATCGCTCCTTATGTAAGCAACGATTCGTTGGAGGATATCAGCGATTTCTGGGAGAAGGAAGGCGTGGACAAAAGCAACTTTCTGGAAAATGTAACCGAGCTGTCCTACGTGGAGGGTAAGCTTTACGGAACACCTATGCAGTATAATGTTTCTTATCTGTATTGGAATAAGGACTTATTTGAGGCAGCAGGCCTGGACCCCGATACGCCTCCGGCAACAATGGATGAGCTTGCGGAATATGCACAAAAGCTTACGGATACTTCCAAAAATCAATATGGCCTTGCATTGCCGACAAACACAACGTATATGCAGTTCCTTTGGGCAAACGGCGGAGATGCCAATGACCCTTCGGAGAATAAGAATTTATTAGATTCTCAGGAAAACCTAAAGACCTTGGAATATCTGCAGGATCTGGCATTCAATAAGAAGGTAACTCCGGAGAACATAACTGGTTCCGATGCGGACGTTATGCTTCAGGCCGGTCAGATTGCCATGTACATGAGCGGGCCGTGGCAGATCAACGGACTGAGAGCACAGGGAATTAATTTCGGTATTGCACCATGTGTGTCAGGTACCGCAGGCGCCTTTTCACCCGCAGGAGGATGCAGCTATGTAATTCCGAAAGGAACCGGCGAGGCAGAAAAGGAAGCGGCATATAAATTCATGAAGTATTGGCTGAGCGATGAAATTTTAAAGGAATGGTCACAGAGAAACGGATTCCCGGTATGGTCGAAAACTTTGGCAGAGGATCCTGAGATTCAAAGCGATGAGGTGTTGAATTCGATTTCCAAAGCAACGGAAATAGGACGTTCCTATAATCTGGGATATTCTCTTGCAAGCCAGATAGATAACGATGTCATGATCCCAATGTTTGAAAAGATAATTACGGGTGCAGGAACGCCGGAAGCTGTTCTTAAGGAAGCATCTTCCGCCATGGATACGGTGCTCGCGCAGTAGAGGTCGAGTAGTATATTGATTCCCAAGAATCCTGACAGACTTGTCAGGATTCTTCTCCTCAAGGCTGTGAGCGGTAAAGTATGTATTATTTCAGTTCTGTTCCGGCCCTTAAGAAGTCAGAGACCGGAAAGCTGCAATTTATAAAGGAGTATAAGTGATGAATAAAAAGAAAAAAAGCAGACTTCAATATCAGAGAAGTGCCTACCTCTTTATCCTGCCATCCATGCTGATTCTCACAGTATTTGTCTTTGTTCCCCTTGGTGCTTCATTGATCATCAGTTTGTTGAATATGAATATTTTTATGAATGATATTTCTTTCGCAGGAATGAAAAACTTTGTCAGGCTATTTAAGGATAGCAGAGTAAATAGTGCTACCTTTAACAGCCTTTACTTTGCCCTGTTCGAAGTGCCTCTGCAGATAGGACTCGCCCTTTTGTTCAGCTTGTTTGTTGCGAAGAATAACCGGTATACAAGAGCGCTGAGAACTATTTATTATTTGCCTTTTGTCTGTTCCATGACTGCCATAGGTATTGTATGGTCAATGCTCCTGGATCCGAATATGGGACTGGTTCCCTATCTGCTCAGGCTGACAGGGGCAGGAAGCGTTTCCTTTTTGAAAGATCCGGCGCTTGCGATGCCCACTATTATTGCGGTCAGCGCATGGAAAGGCTTTGGATATACATTGACGCTGATAACGGCAGCCGTGCTTAACGTATCGGCATCCCTTTATGAGGCGGCGGAGATAGACGGCGCTAATTTATTCCGGAAATTCATACATATTACTATTCCCGGCATATGGCCTACCGTCAGTTTCTGTATTGTAACTACGATGATCAGCGCATTGCAGATGTTTGATCAGGCTTATGTAATGACTCAGGGAGGTCCGTTAAATAAGACGGAAACCGTGGTGCAGTATATTTACGACAGAGGATTTCAGACGGCACCCTATGATTTGGGATATGCGTCCGCCATTTCCGTGTATCTGTTTATAATTATAGCTGTCATAACCTTTGTACTTAGAAGATTTGTATTGGAGAGGGGAGGCGAATAGGTTGAAGAAACAAGCTTTTTATGCAAATAAGAAAAAATGGAACTTGGGAAAGCTGATGGGATTCCTTCTCACCTTTGGCATGGTTATTTTAGTATTGGTGCCTATTATATGGCTGTTTGTATCCTCCTTTAAGACAGACAGCGGAGTGATAGCCTATCCGCCTCACTTTTTTCCTACGGAGTGGACCTTTTCCCAATATCGATATGTGACTGAGAGCATTCCCATCTTTTCAATGACCAAAACGACCATATTTTTTGCAGGAGGCGTGACCATATTGAGTGTCTTATTCGATTCGATGGCCGGTTATGCTTTTGCAAGATTAAATTTTAGAGGCTCTAAGCTGCTTTTTTCCATTATATTGCTTACCATGATGGTTCCGTTCCAGATCATTATGACACCTCTCTATATTGAAATTTTTAAATTAAAGCTTTTGGATACTTATTTAGGACTGATTCTGCCCAGAGCTACCAGCGCTTTTGGTATTTATATGATGCGTTCGTTTTTTGCAGGTCTTCCGAAATCACTTGAAGAATCCGGAAGAATAGAAGGAATGGGAGAATTCCGGATATTTCGCTCGCTGATGCTGCCGTTATGCAAGCCGGCGCTTATAAGTCTGGGTATCTTCCACTTTATGAATAATTGGAACGATTTACTTTATCCGCTGATGCTGACCAGTTCATCCGATAAAAGGACTTTATCGGCTGGCCTTGCGGTACTTGTAGGTAATAAAGTGATCAAATACGGGCCTACGCTTGCGGCGACCATGATATCCCTGATTCCTCTTCTGATTCTCTATCTGTTCTGCCAGAGATATTTTGTGGAGGGAATTGCCACGGCAGGGACAAAGGAATAAAATGCGAAATCATGCTTACATAAAAGGCTGTGTCGCAAAAGTAAAAGATACTGAAAGGAGTATAGTTTTAAACATGAAAGCAACAGTAATCGTTAACAAAGATTTTAGTAAGGGGAAAATAGATAAGAGAATCTACAGCTCCTTTGTAGAACATATGGGTAGGGTGGTCTATTCGGGAATCTATGAGCCGGGGCATAAAAGCGCAGACGAGGATGGCTTCCGGCAGGATGTACTTGAGAAGGTAAAAGAACTGGGAGTGACCGGAATTCGTTATCCGGGAGGTAATTTTGTATCCTGTTATGACTGGAGAGACGGAGTGGGTCCTGTAGAGAAACGTCCAAGGCGTCTGGAAATAGCCTGGAGAGCGATAGAGACTAATGAATTCGGCACCAACGAGTTCATGAAGTGGGCAAAAAAGGCGGGAATAGAGCCTATATTTGCCGTAAATCTCGGAACCAAGGGAATCGAAAATGCAGTTTCCTTAGTGGAATACTGCAATATAAAAGGGGGAACCTTGTACAGCGATATGCGAAAAGGGCATGGCGTGGAAGAACCTTATGGAATAGGACTCTGGTGTCTGGGAAATGAAATGGACGGAGACTGGCAGATAGGACATAAGCAGGCAGAGGAATATGGACGTTTGGCGCAGGAAACGGCAAAGGCGATGAAGCAGGTGGACAGCAGCATTCAATTGGTATCCTGCGGAAGTTCCAAATCCGACATGCAGACATATCCCGACTGGGAAGCGACAACCTTAAACTATACCTATGATTATGTAGATTACGTTTCGCTTCATCAATACTACGGAAATCAGGAAAAGGGGACGCCGTTTTTCCTGGCGCAGTCACTGGATATGGAGAACTATATTAAGACTGTGATTGGGACCTGTGATTTTGTAAAAGCGAAAAAGCGCTCGGAAAAGGAGTTGTATATCAGTTTCGACGAATGGGGAGTATGGTCCATTCCGGATACAGAGGTGGCATCGCAGGTGCATGAGGAGGCTTGGGAAGTGGCGCCCCACCTTAGTGAGCAGATTTATTCGCTGGAAGATTCCCTGCTTTTTGCAAGTATGATGATGAACTTTCTGAAATATGCAGACCGTATTAAGGTTGCCTGTCAGTCATTGCTCACGAATATCAGTGCGGCAATCATGACAGAGCGTGGAGGAGATGTATGGGTGCAGCCGGTTTTCTATCCTTTTTCATGGATGGCCGGATACGGACATGGAGAAGTGCTGCGGGATGTCCTGCACTGTCCGGCATATTTTTGTGACGGATTTGGTGAGGTTCCATATGTAGATGAGGTAACTGTTTATAATGAAGAAAAGAGAGAGGCCGTATTGTTTGCGGTAAATCGCGGCGAAGAGGAAGCGGTCTCGCTTACGGTCTGTCTTCAGGGGTTTGAACCGCAGAGAGTGACAGAACATCTGGCGCTAAGTCACCGGAACAAAAAGGCCACGAATCTTGTAAATCATGAAGAAGTAAAGCCGTATCATGTAACGGATAACATACTGGAACGGGATGAGGTGATCTTAACTATGGAGCCGCTTTCCTTCCATATGATAAGGATAGAAGTGAAATAAAAGCAAAAGCATGAGTTACTGTGAAGGTCGTGAACAGTAACCTTAAAGCCTGAGGCCGTAGTAAGATTCTCTAAAAGAATTTTTGCAACGGCCTCTTTTTATGCTATACTCTAAGAAAGAATGAGCGTAATGGAGGTTCTGCCAAAGATGGGAATTACAACGAAAGAACTTGCAAAAATATGCGGTGTTTCAAGAACCACAGTCCATCGGGCATTGACGGATACGGGAAGAATTAATCCGCAGACGAAGGACGCGATATTAAAGGCCGCCAAGGACTATGATTACAGACCGGACCTTTTGGCGAGAGGGCTTGTAAAGGGACAGACCTTTTACATAGGAGTTATCGTGCTCGATGTGAATAACCGGTACTTTGCGCAAATGCTCAATGCTATTGAAATGGAAGCCAGAAAACACGGCTATTTTATTAATATCGCTCTGCATGAGAACAATAAAGCGATGGAAAAGGAACAGATAATAAGGCTGGCGGATTACCGTGTGGATGGTATGATTCTTTCTTCTGTTAATCAGGGACAAGAGTATAAGGATTTTTTAAATAGCTTTGACATTCCTATTGTAACAATAGACAATAAGGTTGCTGAGGGAATTCCCTTCGTTGGGATCAAGGAGAGGGAAGCCGCCAGAGAAGCAGTACGGCGGATATTGGAAAAAGGATATGAGAAGATGGTATTCGTCTGCCCACCTCTTTCTGACCGCTATAAGGAAAATATTTATGTACATGAGCAGCGGCTTGAAGGCTTTAACGAGGCCATGCGTCAATATCCGGACAGGGAGGCAGTTGTTATTGATAAGAAAGATAACCTTAAGCTGTGTGCCGGCCAGCTGGAGGACTCGAAACGTACCGCCTTTTTCTGCTCCGGAGATATCTTCGCCCTTGAATTAATGAAATATTTGAAATCAAAAGGACTGGCCTCACCTGCGGATTATGGAATCATGGGTTTCGACAATATCGATACTCTGGAATACGTTACCCCAAGGCTTTCAACTATTGATAATTCGGCAGAGCAGGTAGCCACCACTGCCGTGAATCTCCTTTTTGAATTAATTAATAAAGAAAAAACCGAGACGAAAAGGATATTGGATTTTGCTATAGTAGAGGGAGAAACCATAACTGCGCAGGCAGAGACATGATAAATGGGAGGAATGCATATGGATGAAGTTGACAGAAAAATATTAATCGCGCTTAGGGAGAATTCCCGCCGATCGGCTACGGATATCAGTAAAAGGGTCAATCTTTCAGTTGCCGCTGTAATCGAACGGATTAATAAAATGGAAAATATCGGGATTATTCAGCAGTATACGCTTGTTGTGAATCAGCATAAGATAGGAAACGATGTTATGGCGCTTATGGAGGTCAGTCTGGAACATCCCAAATATTATGACGAATTTACGGATAAAATGAAAAGCATGGAGGATATAGAAGCATGCCATTACGTTACGGGAGATTATGATTTTATGATTAAAATCAATACCCGCTCTTCGGAAGAACTGGAATTGCTGCACAGGAAAATAAAAAGTATTAGGGGAGTGTCTGGTACAAAAACATTTTTTGTATTGAAGGAGATAAAAAACACTTTGGCTCCGGTTCCCGAAGTGAAAAAAATTTAGCCGAATGCATATTTTTAGCATATACACAATAAAAATTAAAATGAAAAGTAAATATTTAAATAAATATTATCGTAATTTTTATAAATATTTACAAAAATTATTGTCAGGGATATAATTACAATCATAATAATATAAGCTTTACAACAACGCATTTGAGGACAGAGAGGTCTTTTCTCACATGCGTTTTTTTTGAAAAAATAATTTTGCAAATAGAACAATGAGGGCGGATGGCATATTTGCGGAAAGAAGGTCAGGATGGAAAATCTGGGATATTATAATGGAATATTTGGATTGATTGAAGAAATGGTGATCCCAATGAATGACAGAGTTCATTTTTTTGGTGATGGGGTATATGATGCAACTTTCAGCGCAAATCATGTGGTTTATTTGATAGAAGAGCATATTGACCGTTTTTTTAACAGTGCGGAACAGATCAAAATCACTATTCCACATACAAAAGCAGAGGTAAAAGCTATTTTAGAGGAAATGGCAGCTATGGTGGAGGCGGAGGAATCGTTTGTCTATTGGCAGGTGACAAGAGGTACTGCGCCCAGGAATCATGCATTTCCGGACACAAAGGCAAATTTCTGGATCACAGTAACGCCCTTTGAACTGCGCAATATAAAGGAACGTATGGCATTGACGGCAATGGAAGATACAAGGCATCTTCAT includes:
- a CDS encoding beta-galactosidase; protein product: MSMILEGDRLVLGTCYYPEHWPENLWEEDLRRMLGTGIEVVRIAEFAWSKVELTEGTYSFDFFDRFLDLAEKVGVKVIFCTPTATPPAWLTEKYPEVLNADMNGVLYRHGARRHYNYNSPVYQEKAGKITTELAVHYGPRKCIIGWQIDNEINCEKNVFYSESDTKAFRLFLKEKYNTLEGLNEAWGTAFWNQTYTDWEEVHLPRQTYSNSTNPHEMLDYLRFISASARKFVKRQSEIIRLHKKPEDFVTTNGIFGHLDNHEMADESLDFMTYDSYPNFAYCLDMYEDGDEKLRDRKWSRNLTEVRSISPVFGIMEQQSGANGWNTHMEAPAPRPGQLTLWTLQSIAHGADFVSYFRWRTCTMGTEIYWHGILDYSGRENRRIKEVREVHEKIKKLGMAAGSVYQAQVGILKDYDNVWDAEVDAWHRRVEKSSQEALSAAAQKTHTPFDYVYLKDETESERLAKYKVLFYPHPTLINEKRAEVLKKYVADGGTLVFGCRSAYKDMTGKCVMAKLPGLLRELTGTDILEYSFIAPDAETVNVDWEGSSFAASVFTDLLEPVGNAAECKAIYTTDYYAGAGALISNRFGKGEAWYYGSAWNERSARIFLEKLGVAAPYADVVTVPECCEIAVRSGEKGCCMFLLNYKNEPIDITLHKKGKDLYTGQEIIGSQKLEGYGTMVIELPE
- a CDS encoding beta-galactosidase — its product is MDRFLFGAAYYDEYMPVERLEEDMRLMREAGINVIRIAESTWATQEPVSGEFDFSHVERVLEAAGRYDISVIVGTPTYAIPPWLASQNPEILAVTERGKEKYGARQNMDITSPAYRYYAERIIRKLMECVQRYSNVIGFQLDNETKHYHTSGPNVQRLFVRYLKKTFGDVEEMNREFGFSYWSNRVDAWENVPDPTGSINGSFRAEFEKFRRQLVTEFLEWQSGIVREYIRQGQFITHNLDFEWRNYTYGVQAEADHKKAVQCLDIAGCDIYHLTQSKLTGKEIAFGGDLVRSLKRRSYFVLETQAQGHVNWTPYDGQLRLHAFSHIASGAAALMYWHWHSIHNSFETYWKGILSHDLKPNRIYREISGIGADMARIGPSLINLKKKNRAALLVSNESLTGLREFPLPGGETTYNDVVRRYYDALYELNVECDILFPEDAEYFEQYELLVVPVLYSAPTKLLTALSDFAERGGHLVAAFRSGFANEFLTVRHEGQPAVLQKCLGIRYDEFTQPDDVWLADQVYAAAAKECSATVFMELVETEGADVLAHYDHPFWGRYAAVTEHAFGKGMATYVACLTTPAYTKEILKRVLEQTGIWGIEQQAAFPVIIRNGVNETGRKVHFYLNYSEKEIRQPYLHGDGKELLKEESVKNGQTLVLEAWGIRIVVESEA
- a CDS encoding phosphatase PAP2 family protein; this translates as MIINNMVLKNLVERSRPFDTITTLVPLIHKPADFSFPSGHTASAFAAGYIFYRKLPKKIGIPILILAFLIGISRLYLGVHYPSDVIAGMLCGITISYMAEVIINALFKGMHRSEHPK
- a CDS encoding ABC transporter substrate-binding protein, with the protein product MKKLLSIVLAVTMVSSLLAGCGSNSTAETTTGEKAETTQTETAAGDEAKAGTGDKVTLKFWNVFTGSDGDILREIVDNYNKTNTDNIKIEMDIMPNDVLQQKLPASIATGTAPDIVLFGVENIAPYVSNDSLEDISDFWEKEGVDKSNFLENVTELSYVEGKLYGTPMQYNVSYLYWNKDLFEAAGLDPDTPPATMDELAEYAQKLTDTSKNQYGLALPTNTTYMQFLWANGGDANDPSENKNLLDSQENLKTLEYLQDLAFNKKVTPENITGSDADVMLQAGQIAMYMSGPWQINGLRAQGINFGIAPCVSGTAGAFSPAGGCSYVIPKGTGEAEKEAAYKFMKYWLSDEILKEWSQRNGFPVWSKTLAEDPEIQSDEVLNSISKATEIGRSYNLGYSLASQIDNDVMIPMFEKIITGAGTPEAVLKEASSAMDTVLAQ
- a CDS encoding sugar ABC transporter permease, producing MNKKKKSRLQYQRSAYLFILPSMLILTVFVFVPLGASLIISLLNMNIFMNDISFAGMKNFVRLFKDSRVNSATFNSLYFALFEVPLQIGLALLFSLFVAKNNRYTRALRTIYYLPFVCSMTAIGIVWSMLLDPNMGLVPYLLRLTGAGSVSFLKDPALAMPTIIAVSAWKGFGYTLTLITAAVLNVSASLYEAAEIDGANLFRKFIHITIPGIWPTVSFCIVTTMISALQMFDQAYVMTQGGPLNKTETVVQYIYDRGFQTAPYDLGYASAISVYLFIIIAVITFVLRRFVLERGGE
- a CDS encoding carbohydrate ABC transporter permease — translated: MKKQAFYANKKKWNLGKLMGFLLTFGMVILVLVPIIWLFVSSFKTDSGVIAYPPHFFPTEWTFSQYRYVTESIPIFSMTKTTIFFAGGVTILSVLFDSMAGYAFARLNFRGSKLLFSIILLTMMVPFQIIMTPLYIEIFKLKLLDTYLGLILPRATSAFGIYMMRSFFAGLPKSLEESGRIEGMGEFRIFRSLMLPLCKPALISLGIFHFMNNWNDLLYPLMLTSSSDKRTLSAGLAVLVGNKVIKYGPTLAATMISLIPLLILYLFCQRYFVEGIATAGTKE
- a CDS encoding alpha-N-arabinofuranosidase: MKATVIVNKDFSKGKIDKRIYSSFVEHMGRVVYSGIYEPGHKSADEDGFRQDVLEKVKELGVTGIRYPGGNFVSCYDWRDGVGPVEKRPRRLEIAWRAIETNEFGTNEFMKWAKKAGIEPIFAVNLGTKGIENAVSLVEYCNIKGGTLYSDMRKGHGVEEPYGIGLWCLGNEMDGDWQIGHKQAEEYGRLAQETAKAMKQVDSSIQLVSCGSSKSDMQTYPDWEATTLNYTYDYVDYVSLHQYYGNQEKGTPFFLAQSLDMENYIKTVIGTCDFVKAKKRSEKELYISFDEWGVWSIPDTEVASQVHEEAWEVAPHLSEQIYSLEDSLLFASMMMNFLKYADRIKVACQSLLTNISAAIMTERGGDVWVQPVFYPFSWMAGYGHGEVLRDVLHCPAYFCDGFGEVPYVDEVTVYNEEKREAVLFAVNRGEEEAVSLTVCLQGFEPQRVTEHLALSHRNKKATNLVNHEEVKPYHVTDNILERDEVILTMEPLSFHMIRIEVK
- a CDS encoding LacI family DNA-binding transcriptional regulator; this encodes MGITTKELAKICGVSRTTVHRALTDTGRINPQTKDAILKAAKDYDYRPDLLARGLVKGQTFYIGVIVLDVNNRYFAQMLNAIEMEARKHGYFINIALHENNKAMEKEQIIRLADYRVDGMILSSVNQGQEYKDFLNSFDIPIVTIDNKVAEGIPFVGIKEREAAREAVRRILEKGYEKMVFVCPPLSDRYKENIYVHEQRLEGFNEAMRQYPDREAVVIDKKDNLKLCAGQLEDSKRTAFFCSGDIFALELMKYLKSKGLASPADYGIMGFDNIDTLEYVTPRLSTIDNSAEQVATTAVNLLFELINKEKTETKRILDFAIVEGETITAQAET
- a CDS encoding Lrp/AsnC family transcriptional regulator, giving the protein MDEVDRKILIALRENSRRSATDISKRVNLSVAAVIERINKMENIGIIQQYTLVVNQHKIGNDVMALMEVSLEHPKYYDEFTDKMKSMEDIEACHYVTGDYDFMIKINTRSSEELELLHRKIKSIRGVSGTKTFFVLKEIKNTLAPVPEVKKI